The following coding sequences lie in one Arthrobacter sp. SLBN-122 genomic window:
- a CDS encoding SDR family NAD(P)-dependent oxidoreductase → MARVFITGSTDGLGRAAAASLLRDGHEVIVHARSARRVPALQHLLDRGAQLVTGDLSIEEEVRQIAAEASGIGGIDAVIHNAGVLDGPALLPVNVVAPYLLTALIPGPRRLIYLSSGMHRGGDTGLEGLDWAGRTTTASYSTTKLQVTALSAAVARLVPSVASNAVDPGWVPTRMGGRSAPDSLELGHRTQEWLATSDDPAALASGGYWYHQRRKAPHPAVMDIQFQDALLARLAAHTGVTLEAL, encoded by the coding sequence ATGGCACGCGTCTTCATCACCGGATCCACGGACGGGCTGGGCCGGGCAGCAGCGGCGTCACTGCTGCGGGACGGCCACGAGGTGATCGTGCACGCCCGTTCCGCCCGACGGGTCCCCGCGCTCCAGCACCTCCTGGACCGCGGGGCCCAACTGGTGACCGGCGACCTCAGCATTGAAGAGGAAGTCCGGCAGATCGCTGCTGAGGCCAGCGGGATCGGCGGCATTGATGCGGTCATCCACAACGCGGGCGTGCTGGACGGCCCGGCGCTGCTGCCGGTGAACGTGGTGGCGCCATACCTGCTGACCGCCCTCATCCCCGGACCGCGCCGGCTCATCTACCTCAGCAGCGGCATGCACCGCGGTGGCGATACCGGCCTGGAGGGCCTGGACTGGGCAGGACGGACGACGACGGCCTCCTACTCCACCACCAAGCTGCAGGTCACTGCGCTGTCGGCAGCGGTGGCCCGGCTGGTGCCGAGCGTCGCCAGCAACGCCGTGGACCCTGGCTGGGTGCCCACGCGCATGGGCGGTCGGTCGGCACCGGACAGCCTCGAATTGGGGCACCGGACCCAGGAGTGGCTGGCCACCAGCGACGATCCAGCCGCGTTGGCCAGCGGCGGCTACTGGTACCACCAGCGCCGGAAAGCCCCGCATCCGGCCGTGATGGACATCCAGTTCCAGGACGCCCTCCTGGCCCGGCTCGCCGCGCACACCGGAGTGACCCTCGAGGCGCTGTAG
- a CDS encoding LysR family transcriptional regulator yields MTNYSQLSRLDLNLLISLDALITERSVTRAAERLHLSQPALSASLGRLRSHFGDPILARRGNAYELTPFALRLAEHTTTALEAARRVFESQATWEPSESEREFSIYGSDYGFSTIGRVVSELAAERAPGVRFRFMLHNPLVVEDAANRLRSVDGMVIPHGFLSGLPYQDLWRDGWMAVVASSNHAVGEEITMENIAELPWVMTFQSRSAFTSAQRQIQQLGIEPRVDVIVESFLSLPHFVAGTQRIGLIQAALAPFALQLGGVRILPLPFDATPLVNALWWHPVHDRDSEHEWMRDLFKEAADIVAASAAEGTP; encoded by the coding sequence ATGACCAACTACTCCCAGCTGTCCCGGCTTGATCTCAACCTGCTGATCTCCCTCGACGCGCTCATCACGGAGCGCAGTGTGACCAGGGCGGCTGAGCGGCTGCACCTAAGTCAGCCGGCTCTGAGCGCGTCACTGGGACGGCTGCGGTCACACTTCGGCGACCCAATCCTGGCGCGGAGGGGCAACGCGTATGAGCTCACCCCCTTCGCCCTGCGGCTCGCCGAGCACACCACCACCGCGCTGGAGGCGGCCCGGCGGGTTTTCGAGAGCCAGGCGACGTGGGAGCCGTCCGAATCCGAACGTGAGTTCTCGATCTACGGTTCGGACTATGGCTTCAGCACGATCGGACGCGTCGTCTCCGAGCTTGCCGCCGAGCGCGCTCCGGGAGTCCGGTTCCGGTTCATGCTGCACAATCCCCTGGTGGTGGAGGATGCCGCCAACCGGCTTCGCTCCGTGGACGGCATGGTGATCCCGCACGGCTTCCTTAGCGGGCTCCCATACCAGGATTTGTGGCGGGACGGCTGGATGGCAGTTGTCGCCTCGTCCAATCATGCAGTGGGCGAGGAAATCACCATGGAGAACATTGCAGAGCTCCCCTGGGTAATGACCTTCCAATCCCGGTCCGCGTTCACTTCGGCCCAACGCCAGATCCAGCAGCTGGGGATTGAGCCGCGCGTGGACGTCATTGTTGAAAGCTTCCTGTCACTCCCCCATTTCGTAGCAGGCACCCAACGGATAGGGCTGATCCAAGCCGCCCTCGCACCCTTTGCTTTGCAGTTGGGCGGGGTGCGCATCCTGCCGCTGCCGTTTGACGCCACTCCCCTGGTCAATGCCCTCTGGTGGCATCCCGTGCACGACCGGGACTCTGAACATGAGTGGATGCGGGACCTTTTCAAGGAGGCCGCGGACATCGTGGCGGCATCTGCTGCCGAGGGCACACCTTAA
- a CDS encoding cyclodeaminase/cyclohydrolase family protein, translating into MNETVVTTQGSTVEEWTRALAESTGSPGGGAGTGLMLAVAASLTSMVAGYSGDGGGEPAGIRTRARALREEALRLADDDASASKAFGAAFRLEPGPERDEAIRRASLDAAASSAVLGERAIAAIDDLAWLATNGNRSLVADVVVAFGALRAAVAGARTNVSFDLGSLRSAGATLDQVREQQPELWEAVEKLNGAMDRIDQLTAAIDHRAAPTDAT; encoded by the coding sequence ATGAATGAAACTGTTGTGACCACCCAGGGGTCAACGGTGGAAGAGTGGACGCGCGCGCTGGCAGAATCCACCGGCTCACCGGGCGGAGGAGCCGGGACGGGGCTGATGCTCGCCGTCGCCGCGTCGCTCACGTCCATGGTGGCCGGCTACAGCGGGGACGGCGGCGGGGAGCCGGCAGGGATCCGGACGCGGGCACGGGCACTGCGTGAGGAAGCCCTGCGCCTGGCGGATGACGACGCGTCCGCTTCCAAGGCGTTCGGGGCCGCCTTCCGGCTGGAGCCGGGACCGGAGCGGGACGAAGCGATCCGCCGCGCCTCCCTGGACGCCGCCGCCTCCTCTGCCGTGCTCGGCGAGCGGGCCATTGCCGCCATTGACGACCTCGCCTGGCTGGCAACCAACGGCAACCGGTCGCTGGTGGCTGATGTCGTCGTCGCGTTTGGTGCCCTTCGGGCCGCCGTGGCCGGGGCGCGCACCAACGTCAGCTTTGACCTCGGGTCCCTGCGGTCCGCCGGCGCCACCCTGGACCAGGTCCGGGAACAGCAACCGGAGCTGTGGGAAGCCGTGGAGAAACTCAACGGCGCCATGGACCGCATCGATCAACTGACGGCCGCGATCGATCACCGCGCCGCCCCCACCGACGCCACCTGA
- a CDS encoding ThuA domain-containing protein produces the protein MADTLNALILSGHMTREHDNEFRSFRLHNQCLTSVLEDTGRFRVRVMEDPRGLGASVIDKYDVVIVVFEGRDGYHEKAVGFGAETDAALLKFVREDGKGMVWFHGSAVQEDDWGYPGEYNTMRGAKLSVPTGLRPRPWGEALLQTAEPRHPITEGISKTWTVTGDDILTGVELNEGAEVLLSVFDDLESYEQAPMWPMSHYPVAIPAEGLSGLPGINTLQPLAWINNYGEGRSFTITIGHDIDTFRRIEFIRMFPRGVEWAATGKVTLEGPDRRGERRFLPWPYYNHEG, from the coding sequence ATGGCCGACACACTGAACGCCCTTATCCTCTCCGGACATATGACCCGGGAACACGACAACGAATTCCGCAGCTTCCGCCTGCACAACCAGTGCCTGACCTCCGTACTGGAGGACACCGGCCGTTTCCGCGTCCGCGTTATGGAGGATCCGCGCGGCTTGGGGGCAAGCGTCATCGACAAGTACGACGTTGTGATCGTGGTGTTCGAGGGCCGCGACGGCTACCACGAAAAGGCGGTGGGCTTCGGCGCGGAGACCGACGCTGCCCTGCTGAAATTTGTCCGCGAAGACGGCAAAGGCATGGTCTGGTTCCACGGCTCCGCTGTACAGGAGGACGATTGGGGCTACCCCGGGGAGTACAACACCATGCGGGGCGCGAAACTCAGCGTTCCCACCGGCCTGCGTCCCCGTCCGTGGGGCGAGGCCCTGCTGCAGACAGCGGAGCCCCGCCATCCCATCACCGAGGGCATCAGCAAAACCTGGACGGTGACCGGCGACGACATCCTCACCGGCGTGGAACTGAACGAAGGCGCAGAAGTGCTTCTTTCGGTGTTCGACGACCTGGAATCATACGAGCAGGCACCGATGTGGCCGATGTCCCACTATCCGGTGGCCATCCCGGCGGAGGGACTAAGCGGGCTTCCCGGCATCAACACCCTGCAGCCGCTGGCCTGGATCAACAACTATGGGGAAGGCCGCAGCTTCACCATCACCATCGGGCACGACATTGACACCTTCCGGCGGATTGAGTTCATCAGGATGTTCCCCCGCGGCGTCGAATGGGCGGCCACGGGAAAGGTCACTCTCGAGGGGCCGGACCGCCGTGGTGAGCGGCGTTTCCTTCCGTGGCCCTACTACAACCACGAGGGGTAG
- a CDS encoding ribokinase: MSAAGGNTGRIVVVGSLNADLTIYCERLPQPGETVQGNGFAVNPGGKSANQAVAAGRLGGRVSLVGAVGKDANGAMLEASVAGAGVDVGHVRTSGEPTGVAVIAVDASGENNIIISAGANGTLSPDDVAGAADVLDGAAVVSLCLEVGMDTVLAAAQAGHDAGATVLLNLSPYAEIPSALAGLADVLLVNAHEAAQFLGVAVPEVGAAAGEWDAVRERFAARGIQQVLVTLGSQGSVVLDSLAPAGSGVTLVQPTQVHAVDTTGAGDAFTGAVAVRLAAGDALADAAAFASVAAALATTRKGTQAAYPDTADVERRLRAS; encoded by the coding sequence GTGAGCGCCGCGGGGGGGAACACCGGCCGGATCGTCGTCGTCGGCTCCCTCAACGCCGACCTCACCATCTACTGCGAACGCCTCCCGCAGCCCGGCGAAACCGTCCAAGGCAACGGGTTCGCCGTGAACCCGGGCGGCAAGAGCGCCAACCAGGCCGTCGCTGCCGGCCGTTTGGGCGGGCGCGTCAGCCTGGTGGGTGCCGTGGGGAAGGATGCCAACGGTGCCATGCTGGAGGCTTCGGTGGCCGGTGCCGGCGTGGATGTTGGGCACGTGCGGACCTCAGGTGAACCCACCGGCGTGGCCGTCATCGCCGTGGACGCCAGCGGCGAGAACAACATCATCATCTCGGCCGGGGCCAACGGCACTTTGTCCCCGGACGACGTTGCGGGCGCCGCGGACGTGCTGGACGGGGCTGCCGTGGTGAGCCTCTGCCTCGAGGTCGGCATGGACACGGTGCTGGCCGCCGCCCAGGCAGGGCACGACGCCGGCGCCACAGTTTTGCTGAATCTCTCGCCCTATGCGGAGATCCCGTCAGCTCTGGCCGGGCTGGCGGACGTCCTGCTGGTCAACGCCCACGAGGCCGCGCAATTCCTTGGAGTTGCGGTGCCGGAGGTTGGTGCGGCTGCCGGCGAGTGGGATGCGGTGCGTGAGCGCTTTGCTGCCCGCGGGATCCAGCAGGTGCTGGTGACACTGGGTTCGCAGGGGTCAGTGGTGCTGGACTCGCTGGCTCCGGCCGGCTCCGGCGTGACTCTTGTCCAGCCCACCCAGGTGCACGCCGTGGACACCACCGGCGCCGGGGACGCGTTCACTGGAGCGGTGGCTGTGCGGTTGGCCGCCGGCGATGCGCTCGCCGATGCCGCCGCCTTCGCCTCCGTTGCCGCGGCCCTGGCAACCACCCGCAAAGGGACGCAGGCGGCGTACCCGGACACGGCCGACGTCGAACGCCGCCTCCGGGCCTCCTGA
- a CDS encoding C-glycoside deglycosidase beta subunit domain-containing protein, producing MPNGLIDDASLRTHPDGLALSLTIPWYRSLWLSSVSTLTLSVDGQEVPQGDLSLELGGVRYALADLLAQSETLWYLQEHPLLIAQRDTPVALGEQHSVQLIGELRLPYMQIAQGQDGGPGMYVPNFVNQELELTVTDRAASAPGLTTTVTSPPSGAEDDPFSLGLTLYSASAEFRAGWYDFDGLLNRVAELGIGPGIEIVASQVLPTYPHVSDDFTRSWQKAFDKYGFTASSFGANLDMGRRRDRDMTPTEEFEFTETLFRGAKRLGFPLVRIQSAKPDLLRRLLPLAEDLELKLAYEIHAPLGPNSPEIMKVRDVYAELDSPLLGFVADFSSTMHSMSPTLLRAVRRAGLDDEAVIKLQAVWATDATMRERQEEFIGYLRARDFDPARLGSFAHLAFNMHGHVDPGEWADIMPQIMHVHAKFYDIDDGGSEPSIDYPELVRVFVEGGYRGYWSSEWEGHAFAELGEVDPLLLVRKQHDLIRKSMRSLPTSA from the coding sequence ATGCCCAACGGACTTATTGATGATGCAAGCCTGCGCACCCACCCTGATGGTCTCGCGCTATCCCTGACCATCCCGTGGTACCGGAGCCTGTGGCTCTCATCGGTGTCCACGCTGACGCTCTCCGTGGACGGACAGGAGGTGCCCCAGGGGGACCTGAGCCTGGAGCTCGGCGGCGTCCGCTATGCGCTCGCCGACCTGCTTGCCCAGAGCGAAACCCTCTGGTACCTGCAGGAGCACCCCCTGCTGATCGCCCAGCGGGATACCCCTGTGGCCTTGGGTGAGCAGCACAGCGTCCAGCTCATCGGGGAGCTGCGCCTGCCATATATGCAGATCGCCCAGGGCCAGGACGGCGGTCCCGGCATGTACGTCCCCAACTTTGTGAACCAGGAATTGGAGCTCACCGTTACGGACAGGGCTGCTTCAGCTCCCGGACTGACGACGACGGTAACTTCACCTCCGTCAGGGGCTGAGGACGATCCCTTCTCGCTCGGGCTCACCCTGTACTCGGCCAGTGCGGAGTTCCGGGCAGGCTGGTACGACTTTGATGGCCTGCTGAACCGCGTGGCAGAGCTGGGCATCGGCCCGGGCATCGAGATCGTGGCCTCCCAGGTCCTGCCCACGTATCCGCACGTCTCCGATGACTTCACCCGTTCCTGGCAGAAAGCGTTCGACAAGTACGGTTTTACCGCCAGCTCCTTCGGGGCCAATCTCGACATGGGCCGCCGCCGGGACCGGGATATGACCCCGACCGAAGAGTTCGAGTTCACCGAGACACTGTTCCGCGGAGCCAAGAGGCTCGGCTTCCCGCTGGTGCGGATCCAGAGTGCCAAGCCGGACCTGCTGCGACGGCTCCTGCCGCTCGCGGAGGACCTGGAGCTCAAGCTTGCCTACGAGATCCACGCACCGCTGGGACCCAACTCCCCGGAGATCATGAAGGTCCGGGATGTATATGCCGAGCTCGATTCGCCCCTGCTGGGCTTCGTGGCCGATTTCTCCTCCACCATGCACAGCATGTCACCCACGCTCCTGCGGGCCGTCCGCCGTGCCGGGCTCGACGACGAAGCCGTCATTAAACTGCAGGCCGTCTGGGCCACCGACGCCACCATGCGTGAACGCCAGGAGGAATTCATCGGCTACCTGCGGGCACGGGACTTCGATCCTGCCCGCCTTGGTTCCTTCGCGCACCTGGCCTTCAATATGCACGGGCACGTCGATCCCGGCGAATGGGCGGACATCATGCCGCAAATCATGCACGTCCACGCCAAGTTCTACGACATTGACGACGGCGGCAGCGAGCCCTCCATCGACTATCCGGAACTCGTCCGCGTCTTTGTGGAGGGCGGCTACCGCGGCTACTGGTCCAGCGAGTGGGAGGGCCACGCCTTCGCCGAGCTTGGCGAGGTGGATCCGCTGCTGCTGGTCCGCAAGCAGCATGACCTCATCCGCAAGAGCATGAGGTCCTTGCCGACGTCTGCCTAA
- a CDS encoding C-glycoside deglycosidase beta subunit domain-containing protein: MLLERDLIQSSGFRNVREGGRITGFQFRVRMPSYRGMAASLIDGVAVRVGNLVDVPADVPLWTFGGRQCTLQELWNSDGVRWPLEEAALVTVPFDGGLPQGVHELAIELRLRMSYIPLEHQPSTYRASRRVTLAPEGGQGTFRYGVSLYSYMGDYGTVMDLETALASVADVGATGVEILGEGHVPNYPDPSPAWIDNWFGLLEKYSLEPTNYGSWIDTRLHPGRTMTAAEGAEALQRDLRLAHRLGFSFVRPKIGVVSSDLVPDPIWTESVERSLDLAHELGVIICPEVHSPTPIKHPVVDDYISLIERTGTKNFGLLVDTGIFQDRPIPLRDGETRENRPAFLDGIGVNPADFAAIAQYVVFIQAKFHDINEQLEDQQIPWLPVLKALKDAGYTGYLSSEYEGERTPWRATEQVRRQHALIRRITAELP, translated from the coding sequence ATGCTTCTCGAGAGAGACCTCATCCAGTCATCCGGCTTCCGCAACGTGCGTGAGGGCGGCCGCATCACCGGCTTCCAGTTCCGGGTCCGGATGCCTTCCTACCGGGGAATGGCCGCCTCCCTGATCGACGGCGTCGCCGTGCGCGTTGGAAACCTCGTGGACGTGCCCGCCGATGTTCCGCTGTGGACCTTTGGCGGCAGGCAGTGCACCCTGCAGGAACTCTGGAACAGCGACGGCGTCCGATGGCCCCTGGAGGAGGCGGCGCTGGTCACGGTTCCGTTCGACGGCGGCCTGCCGCAGGGAGTCCACGAGCTCGCCATCGAGCTGCGGCTGCGCATGTCCTACATTCCCCTTGAGCACCAGCCCTCCACCTACCGCGCCAGTCGTAGAGTGACGCTGGCTCCCGAAGGCGGCCAGGGCACATTCCGCTATGGTGTGTCCCTTTACAGCTACATGGGCGACTACGGCACCGTGATGGACCTGGAGACCGCGTTGGCGTCCGTCGCCGATGTCGGGGCCACCGGCGTCGAGATCCTTGGCGAGGGGCACGTGCCCAACTACCCCGACCCGTCGCCGGCATGGATCGACAACTGGTTTGGGCTCCTGGAGAAGTACTCCCTGGAACCCACCAACTACGGATCCTGGATTGATACCCGGCTGCACCCGGGCCGGACCATGACCGCCGCCGAAGGGGCCGAGGCGCTGCAGCGGGACTTGAGGCTTGCCCACCGGCTGGGATTCAGCTTCGTCCGGCCCAAGATTGGCGTCGTCTCCAGCGACCTGGTTCCGGACCCCATCTGGACCGAATCGGTGGAACGCTCGCTGGACCTGGCGCATGAGCTGGGCGTCATCATCTGCCCCGAAGTCCACTCCCCGACACCCATCAAGCATCCCGTGGTGGATGACTACATCAGCCTTATCGAGCGGACCGGCACCAAGAACTTCGGCCTCCTGGTCGACACCGGCATCTTCCAGGACCGCCCCATCCCCCTGCGTGACGGCGAGACCCGGGAAAACCGGCCGGCCTTCCTGGATGGAATCGGCGTCAACCCCGCGGACTTTGCGGCCATTGCCCAGTACGTGGTGTTCATCCAGGCAAAGTTCCATGACATCAACGAACAGCTCGAAGACCAGCAGATTCCTTGGCTCCCGGTCCTGAAGGCCCTCAAGGACGCCGGGTACACGGGCTATCTCTCGAGCGAGTACGAAGGTGAGCGGACTCCGTGGCGGGCCACCGAACAGGTCCGCCGCCAGCACGCCCTGATCCGCCGCATTACCGCTGAACTTCCCTGA
- a CDS encoding alpha/beta hydrolase, translating into MTQRHRHHYGQDPSQWGELFLPDLPAGARHQGVVVVIHGGYWRSTYGAELGAPLAKDLAEQGMAAWNLEYRRAGNGGGWPATFEDILAGIDKLADLVEPHALDLRKVVALGHSAGGHLAVWAAGRPKLEGLVLGEGGQVDNSSDGVRLTGVVSQSGVLNLAEAERLNLSDGAVANLLGGPSSEFPGRHRIGDPMAALPLDLPVYAVHGIKDDDVPLSMSATYVDASRAGPVPAQLVMVPGDHFALIDVTAEAYLTCRELVGRLLR; encoded by the coding sequence GTGACACAACGCCACCGCCACCACTACGGCCAGGACCCCAGCCAGTGGGGTGAGCTTTTCCTCCCTGACCTTCCGGCGGGCGCCAGGCACCAGGGCGTGGTGGTGGTGATCCACGGCGGGTACTGGCGTTCCACCTATGGGGCCGAACTGGGTGCTCCGCTGGCGAAGGACCTGGCGGAGCAGGGTATGGCGGCCTGGAACCTCGAGTACCGGCGCGCGGGTAACGGCGGGGGCTGGCCGGCTACTTTCGAGGACATTCTGGCCGGTATCGACAAGCTGGCCGACCTGGTGGAACCGCACGCGCTGGACCTGCGCAAAGTGGTGGCGCTGGGGCATTCCGCCGGCGGCCATTTGGCGGTGTGGGCGGCAGGCAGACCCAAACTGGAGGGGCTTGTGCTTGGGGAAGGCGGCCAGGTGGACAACAGCAGCGACGGCGTCCGCCTCACCGGGGTGGTGAGCCAATCGGGCGTCCTCAACCTTGCCGAGGCTGAACGGCTGAACCTCAGCGATGGGGCGGTGGCAAACCTGCTGGGAGGCCCGTCGTCGGAATTTCCCGGGCGCCACCGCATCGGCGACCCCATGGCCGCACTGCCGTTGGATCTTCCCGTTTATGCCGTACACGGCATAAAGGACGACGACGTTCCCCTCAGCATGTCCGCCACCTATGTGGACGCCAGCCGGGCCGGACCCGTGCCGGCACAGCTGGTCATGGTGCCAGGGGACCACTTCGCCCTGATCGACGTTACGGCGGAGGCGTATCTGACGTGCCGGGAGCTCGTGGGCCGGCTGCTCCGCTGA
- a CDS encoding carbohydrate kinase family protein codes for MTRPCFWQSMTMLTVIGEGLVDVVQRASGIEAHVGGSPLNVAVGLARLDHPVQFIGRYGRDAYGDSVAAHLRASSVMLPLPPDGLPTSVATALIDDDGAATYTFDLTWELPGVADRLGFMLQGTTLLHTGSIATMLAPGATEVLAAVEYAHPSATISFDPNCRPSIITDVDYARRQAEKFVTLADVVKASDEDLAWLYPGQDVLDSARKWLELGGEEGPAMVVVTRGADGPWGVCRSGEARVPAPKVDVADTVGAGDSFMAALLSGLVDRELDGAQNRQELRELPAEGLAELLAHAARAAAVTVSRPGANPPTRAELNAVDMNS; via the coding sequence CTGACCCGGCCCTGTTTCTGGCAGAGTATGACCATGCTCACAGTTATCGGCGAAGGCCTTGTTGACGTTGTCCAGCGCGCCTCGGGAATTGAGGCCCACGTGGGCGGCAGCCCGCTCAACGTTGCGGTGGGCCTGGCCCGGCTGGACCATCCGGTGCAGTTCATCGGCCGCTACGGCCGGGACGCCTACGGCGATTCGGTGGCGGCCCACCTGCGCGCCAGTTCGGTGATGCTGCCGCTGCCTCCGGACGGGTTGCCCACCAGCGTGGCCACCGCGTTGATTGACGACGACGGCGCCGCCACCTATACGTTCGACCTCACCTGGGAGCTGCCGGGCGTCGCGGACCGGCTCGGCTTCATGCTGCAGGGCACCACGCTGCTGCACACCGGCTCCATTGCCACGATGCTGGCGCCCGGGGCAACCGAGGTGCTGGCCGCCGTCGAATATGCCCACCCGTCCGCCACCATCAGCTTCGATCCCAACTGCCGGCCCAGCATCATCACCGACGTGGACTACGCCCGGCGGCAGGCGGAAAAGTTCGTGACGCTCGCCGACGTGGTGAAGGCCTCCGATGAGGACCTGGCCTGGCTTTACCCGGGGCAGGACGTGCTGGACTCGGCCCGCAAGTGGCTGGAGCTGGGGGGAGAGGAAGGCCCTGCGATGGTGGTTGTCACCCGGGGCGCGGATGGACCCTGGGGCGTGTGTCGGTCCGGCGAGGCCAGGGTGCCCGCGCCAAAGGTGGACGTGGCGGACACCGTGGGGGCCGGGGACTCCTTCATGGCGGCGCTGTTGTCCGGCCTGGTGGACCGGGAGTTGGACGGCGCGCAGAACCGGCAGGAGCTGCGGGAACTGCCGGCCGAGGGGCTGGCTGAACTGTTGGCCCATGCAGCCAGGGCCGCTGCCGTCACGGTTTCCCGCCCCGGTGCCAACCCGCCGACCCGGGCCGAGCTGAACGCGGTTGATATGAACTCTTAA
- the uriT gene encoding uridine transporter UriT produces the protein MAAATMADAKTGRGNIAALMTALLAACVAFQLNASMLSPALVTMGQELKTDQAVIGLSQTWFFTAAALFSLFLPRLSDIIGRKKVLVGMMLLMAVGSVIAALAPDVTWLFVGRIIQGVSGPTVPLCLIMLRSAVSNPRKYGTLMGLITAVNGGVAGVDSFVGGYFAEHFGFRSIFWLMVVLAVAATALIMFLASESKPAAGTRMDWLGVFFIVVAVGALLTALNEAAKLVGGFNPGVLVLSVALVLVSAVAFFAFWRTEQRAAQPMVETVHLRQRSTWAPLLTTTLTMTGIFAVINGIVPAYVQAANPGFGVGPTEMSLIILTPYALLGWLVGPLSGKLAPVLGYTKVLRIGLLGSIAALALIAFLGLNSLPLMIAGTVLLGIMYAGTVNIMLNGLGVVLSPAGNPGFLPGMNAGAFNLGAGLSFLILPAVLVATSALGDAKAAYLTVVVVGLALTVAAFAASLLIPKPVEAEVAPAEVAR, from the coding sequence ATGGCCGCCGCAACCATGGCCGACGCCAAGACCGGCCGCGGCAACATCGCCGCCCTGATGACCGCCCTGCTGGCAGCCTGCGTGGCGTTCCAGCTCAACGCCTCCATGCTCAGCCCCGCCCTGGTGACCATGGGCCAGGAACTCAAGACCGACCAGGCCGTCATCGGCCTCTCCCAGACCTGGTTCTTCACCGCCGCCGCGCTCTTCTCCCTCTTCCTGCCCCGCCTCAGCGACATCATCGGCCGCAAGAAGGTCCTGGTGGGCATGATGCTGCTCATGGCCGTGGGTTCCGTGATCGCAGCCCTCGCCCCGGACGTCACCTGGCTGTTCGTGGGCCGCATCATCCAGGGCGTCAGCGGACCCACCGTGCCGCTCTGCCTGATCATGCTCCGCTCCGCCGTCAGCAACCCGCGCAAGTACGGAACGCTGATGGGCCTGATCACCGCGGTCAACGGCGGCGTTGCCGGCGTCGACTCCTTCGTGGGCGGCTATTTCGCGGAGCACTTCGGTTTCCGCAGCATCTTCTGGCTCATGGTGGTCCTGGCCGTTGCCGCCACCGCCCTCATCATGTTCCTCGCCTCCGAAAGCAAGCCTGCCGCCGGCACGCGGATGGACTGGCTGGGCGTGTTCTTCATCGTGGTGGCCGTCGGCGCCCTGCTGACCGCGCTCAACGAGGCCGCCAAGCTGGTGGGCGGATTTAACCCAGGCGTGCTGGTCCTGAGCGTGGCCCTGGTACTGGTGTCCGCCGTCGCGTTCTTTGCTTTCTGGCGGACCGAACAGCGGGCCGCGCAGCCCATGGTGGAAACAGTGCACCTGCGCCAGCGCTCCACCTGGGCGCCGCTGCTGACCACCACACTGACCATGACCGGCATCTTCGCCGTCATCAACGGGATCGTCCCCGCCTACGTCCAGGCCGCAAACCCCGGTTTCGGCGTGGGTCCCACCGAGATGTCGCTGATCATCCTCACCCCGTACGCGCTGCTGGGCTGGCTGGTGGGCCCGCTCTCCGGCAAGCTGGCGCCGGTGCTCGGCTACACCAAGGTGCTGCGGATCGGCCTCCTGGGCAGCATCGCCGCGCTCGCGCTGATTGCCTTCCTGGGCCTGAACAGCCTGCCCCTGATGATCGCCGGCACGGTCTTGCTGGGCATCATGTACGCCGGTACGGTCAACATCATGCTCAACGGACTCGGCGTTGTCCTCTCGCCCGCCGGCAACCCCGGCTTCCTGCCCGGCATGAACGCCGGTGCGTTCAACCTGGGCGCGGGCCTCAGCTTCCTAATCCTGCCCGCCGTGCTGGTGGCCACCTCCGCACTTGGCGACGCGAAGGCCGCCTACCTGACCGTCGTGGTGGTCGGCTTGGCTCTGACCGTGGCCGCGTTCGCCGCGTCCCTGCTGATCCCCAAGCCGGTCGAGGCAGAGGTGGCCCCGGCTGAGGTGGCCCGGTGA